The following proteins are co-located in the Microcystis wesenbergii NRERC-220 genome:
- a CDS encoding UPF0175 family protein, translated as MSTISLEIPEEILISLKETPENLSRELKILAAVKLFELDKLSSGRAAQLAGMSRVEFLTILGRYQVSPFSLTTEQLEQDIVNA; from the coding sequence ATGAGCACTATTTCCCTTGAAATTCCTGAAGAAATCTTAATTAGTCTCAAAGAAACTCCTGAAAATCTATCAAGAGAATTAAAAATATTGGCAGCCGTTAAACTTTTTGAACTTGACAAACTATCTTCAGGACGTGCAGCCCAATTAGCCGGAATGTCACGGGTAGAATTTTTAACTATTTTGGGACGTTATCAAGTCTCCCCTTTTTCTTTAACGACTGAACAATTAGAGCAAGATATTGTCAATGCCTAA
- a CDS encoding type II toxin-antitoxin system YhaV family toxin, whose amino-acid sequence MSIDQPLIINGWNIFAHPLFLEQFEELVTQVEELRHKFPQDYKRKNATKRLAAIAKLAFDTIPQDPTRSEYRQGTALGDDYKHWFRAKFFQQYRLFFRYHQESKIILLAWVNDENSKRAYESSTDAYRVFRKMLETGHPPDDWNDLLKEAKSTISRLREAAETEI is encoded by the coding sequence TTGTCTATAGATCAGCCCCTAATAATTAATGGATGGAACATATTTGCTCATCCTCTGTTCCTTGAACAGTTTGAAGAACTTGTGACGCAGGTTGAAGAGCTGCGTCACAAGTTTCCTCAAGATTATAAAAGGAAAAATGCGACAAAGCGTCTAGCTGCCATAGCAAAGTTAGCCTTTGATACTATTCCTCAAGACCCAACTCGCAGTGAGTATCGACAGGGAACTGCGCTTGGAGACGATTACAAACACTGGTTTAGAGCCAAGTTTTTTCAGCAGTATCGACTGTTTTTTCGATATCATCAAGAGAGTAAAATAATTCTTCTCGCTTGGGTCAATGATGAAAACTCTAAACGAGCTTATGAGAGTAGTACAGACGCTTATAGAGTCTTTAGAAAAATGCTGGAGACCGGTCATCCTCCAGATGATTGGAATGACCTACTCAAAGAGGCGAAAAGTACAATTAGCCGTTTACGCGAAGCTGCTGAAACCGAAATTTAA
- a CDS encoding type II toxin-antitoxin system PrlF family antitoxin, which translates to MAATMAPCPESTLTDRYQTTIPDSVRKALGLNKRDKICYNIQPNGKVWISKADGAEENDPVLGKFLNFLAQDMEQNPQHIQAISSNLVSHVQSLVSGVDLDLDAPLVDEDE; encoded by the coding sequence ATGGCTGCAACGATGGCCCCATGCCCAGAATCCACTCTTACCGATCGCTATCAGACTACAATTCCCGATTCTGTTCGCAAAGCACTTGGCTTGAATAAGCGTGATAAAATCTGCTACAACATACAGCCTAACGGCAAAGTATGGATTTCCAAGGCTGACGGAGCAGAAGAAAATGATCCGGTGCTTGGGAAATTTCTGAATTTTCTTGCACAAGATATGGAACAGAACCCTCAACACATACAGGCAATTAGTTCTAACCTAGTCAGTCATGTTCAATCTTTGGTCTCTGGCGTTGATCTGGATCTTGATGCACCACTTGTGGATGAGGACGAATAA